One Helianthus annuus cultivar XRQ/B chromosome 12, HanXRQr2.0-SUNRISE, whole genome shotgun sequence genomic region harbors:
- the LOC110894936 gene encoding uncharacterized protein LOC110894936, whose protein sequence is MRGSSSVGLGLSLVFGCLLLALVAELYYLIWWKKKANNRDIIQESYTSPVTESFYMFCCKKPSSLITTGLTTDTQVHEPIWVRPFGQEQQVLRLQNMNLSVPPRFLFTIKEETKEDLESDDVSRRSLSDVGSVFFTPLASPPFLTPPITPVNYSFRAFSPLFQSTSDSEFNRIWASPPPKFKFLRDAEDKLQRKLMKADDDDDVDGIKDEEEGSYLCSS, encoded by the coding sequence ATGAGAGGTTCGAGTAGTGTAGGACTTGGTTTGAGCCTTGTGTTTGGGTGTCTTTTACTAGCTCTTGTTGCTGAGCTTTATTATCTCATATGGTGGAAGAAAAAGGCAAATAACAGAGACATTATTCAAGAAAGTTACACTAGTCCAGTAACAGAATCTTTCTACATGTTTTGTTGTAAAAAGCCCTCATCTTTGATCACCACAGGTCTAACCACAGACACCCAAGTTCATGAACCAATTTGGGTCAGACCATTTGGTCAAGAACAACAAGTTTTGAGGCTGCAGAACATGAACCTCTCTGTGCCTCCAAGATTTCTCTTCACCATTAAAGAGGAAACAAAAGAAGATTTGGAATCAGATGATGTCAGTAGAAGGAGTTTGAGTGATGTGGGTTCAGTATTTTTtactccacttgcttcaccaccaTTCTTGACTCCACCTATAACTCCTGTAAATTATTCATTTAGAGCTTTTAGTCCTCTGTTCCAGTCAACAAGTGATTCTGAGTTTAACAGGATATGGGCTTCACCGCCTCCGAAGTTCAAGTTCTTGAGAGATGCTGAAGATAAACTTCAAAGGAAGCTGATGAaagctgatgatgatgatgatgttgacggCATCAAGGATGAAGAAGAGGGTTCTTATTTGTGCAGTAGTTAA